A genomic region of Bacteroidales bacterium contains the following coding sequences:
- a CDS encoding glycosyltransferase family 2 protein: MITLAIVVPCYNEEEVLRETSKRLFSIVNKLIDNSKITKDSYVLFVNDGSKDNTWKIIKELHEYNNIFSGLNLAGNVGHQKALLAGLSFASDKCDAAVSIDADLQDDVNVIEEMVDKFAEGNDIVYGVRNSRETDTFFKRNSALGFYKLMKSLGVETVYNHADYRLMSARALNALMEYKERNLFLRGLMPLIGYKTDNVYYKRDVRFAGESKYPFRKMMNFALDGITSFSIKPLRIILVVGIISLIICFISLIYILVSYFMGNIIQGWTSIMLSLWFIGSLVIISLGIIGEYIGKIYTEVKERPMYNIESVLFER; encoded by the coding sequence ATGATAACCCTGGCAATTGTCGTACCATGCTACAATGAAGAAGAAGTTTTACGTGAAACTTCAAAAAGACTTTTTTCTATCGTAAATAAATTAATCGATAACTCCAAAATAACAAAAGACAGCTATGTCTTATTTGTAAATGACGGGAGTAAAGACAATACATGGAAAATTATTAAAGAGTTACATGAGTACAATAATATTTTCAGCGGACTGAACTTAGCAGGTAATGTAGGCCACCAAAAAGCCTTATTAGCCGGATTAAGTTTCGCTTCCGACAAATGTGATGCTGCTGTTTCCATAGATGCGGATTTACAAGACGATGTAAATGTAATCGAAGAAATGGTTGATAAATTTGCTGAGGGAAATGATATTGTTTATGGTGTGAGAAATTCAAGAGAAACGGATACTTTCTTTAAGAGAAATTCAGCTTTGGGATTCTATAAATTAATGAAATCGCTGGGAGTTGAAACAGTATATAATCATGCCGATTATAGATTGATGAGCGCACGAGCCTTAAATGCTTTGATGGAATACAAAGAACGAAACTTATTTTTAAGAGGTTTGATGCCTCTTATCGGATATAAAACCGATAATGTTTATTACAAACGAGATGTAAGATTTGCCGGAGAATCGAAATATCCATTTCGTAAAATGATGAATTTTGCTTTAGACGGAATAACTTCTTTTAGTATAAAACCGTTAAGGATAATATTAGTTGTTGGAATAATAAGCTTAATAATCTGTTTTATTTCTTTGATTTATATTTTAGTTTCATATTTCATGGGAAATATTATACAAGGATGGACATCAATAATGCTGTCTTTATGGTTTATCGGATCCTTAGTTATTATTTCCTTAGGCATTATCGGCGAATATATTGGAAAAATATATACAGAAGT